A window of Gudongella oleilytica genomic DNA:
GCCCGGATATTTCCGGGAAAAATGTTTCTCCAAGAGTAGTAGAAAAATACGATGGAGGGGATATTCTGCTCGATCCTGCCGAAGGGATCGTTTTGTCACCAAGGGATTTCCCTGAATTAAGTCAGCTCATTGGAAAAACCCTTATTACCACTGACGGCTCCACTCTGCTTGGGGCAGATAATAAAGCTGGAATAGCTGAGATAATAACTGCAATTGAGTACCTTATAAATAATCCTGGAATACCCCACGGTGAAATGAGGATTGCATTTACTCCTGATGAGGAGATCGGCAGAGGTGCTGACCACTTCGATGTGGATGCTTTTGGAGCTGACTGGGCTTATACAGTCGACGGCGGACCTGTAGGTGAGCTTGAGTTTGAAAATTTCAACGCTGCATCGGCTAAAATAGTTATCAGCGGCAGAAATGTCCACCCGGGAACGGCCAAGAACAAGATGATAAATTCGATCCATATTGCCCATGAGCTGGGTGCTATGCTGCCTGTAAATCAAAGACCTGAATTTACTGAAGGATATGAGGGCTTCTTCCATCTTATGAGAGTCGATGGTACAGTTGAAAGAACAGAGTTAAGCTATATCATAAGAGATCATTCATTGGAGGAGTTTAATAATAAGAAATCGATCCTTCAGGAAGCAGTGAACTATATCAACAAAAAATACGGTCAGGTGGCAGAGTTGACATTGAAGGATTCATATTTCAATATGAGAGAGAAGATCGAGCCGGTTTATGATATCATCAAGCTTGCTGAAAAAGCTATGACGAGGCTTGGTATCGAGCCTAAGATCAAACCAATAAGAGGCGGTACAGATGGCTCAAGGTTATCCTTTATGGGGCTTCCATGTCCAAACCTTTTTACCGGGGGCTACAACTTCCATGGAAAATATGAATTCATCACTATAGAAGGTATGAAACTGGCGGCACTTACAATAGTTGAAATAGCAAAACTCGCTGCAGAGGAACAGTAAAATCAAGACCCTAAGTTGATCAGGTGATCAGCCCAGGGTCTTGTATATCATTGATTCATAGGCATCCAGAAGCTTCTTTATTACAGGGTTGTTTACAGAACCCAGCACATAAGAATCCACATAAGTTATTGGAAGAACTCCAATGCTGGTTCCCGAAATGAACATCCCATCTACTGAATTCATTTCATCAATATGGAGCTTTTTTTCCTCCACTTCATATCCGATATCCCGGCACAGCCTAATTATATGCTTGCGCGTAATTCCCAAAAGGACATCAGTGCTTGGTGCAGTATACACTCTCCCATCGATAATATAGAACATGTTGGATCTGCTGCCTTCCAAAATGAAGCCTTCTCCATTCTTTAACAGCACCTCAAATGCATCTGCCTTCTCCATCGCATCCTTGACCCTTTGCTTGTAGTCCCCATGCTGTATCTTTGCATTTGGGTTGTCTCTTTGATGGTCGAGCAACGTGGTTTTGATCCCTTCTTTATAATAGCTCTTAGGCGGATAAAAGCTTTCAATTGCCATAACAATGAACCGCTTGTCCCCAAAATCATCTTCAACAGCCATAAGCTTGATATTGTTGTTTTCAATCCCATTTTCCTCGATACATTTACTGCAGAACCCCTTGACCTCATCCCTTGTAAAACCAATGTCATAGCCGATCAGACTACCGGAATTATACATCCTGTCAAGGTGATCCTCAAGAAAGAGAGGTCTCCCTGCGACGACTCTGACTACCTCATAAATTGGCGGCTTTGATATCAAATCAAACACCGTTGCATCATCTGATCCAACAATAGCTCCATTAAGTACATAGCTGCTCATTATCGCTTCTGATCTCATAGCTCCTCCTTATAGTATAGGTGATAGAAGTCTGGATACTGACTCCTTCATCTTGATCATTCTTGACCTCTTATTATATTCCTCGATCGTTATCTCATGGCAATTTTGAAGATCCCCGATAAACCTGTCTGTCAGGGCTTTATTTATCTCGCTGTCATAAATAAATGCATTTATCTCAAAGTTCAGCTTGAAACTTCTTATGTCCAGATTTGCAGTGCCAACAGACGATACAAGGTCATCCATTATCATCACCTTTGAATGCAGAAAGCCCCGTTCATAGGTATAAAACCGAACCCCCGCCTCTAAAAGATCTCCAATATAGCTTAACCCTGCCCAATAAACAAATGGATGATCCGGTTTATTGGGAATCATGATCCTGACATCCAGACCAGAAAGACCTGCGATCCTCAGTACCTCAAAAATGCTGTCATCAGGTATGAAATATGGAGTTTCCATATAAAGCTTCTTTTCCGCATTAGCTATCATCTTAAGATAGCCATCCTTAATGCTTGGCCATTTGGAATCGGGACCACTGCTTACGATCTGAACTCCTACCTTTTCCTCATTGATCTCAGCACCCACATAGCTCTGGCAACCAGTCAGCTCCTTTCCCGTTGCAAATCTCCAGTCAAGGAAAAACTGCCACTGGAGTGAGCTAATAACAGAACCCCTCAGCTTCAAATGAGTATCTCTCCAGTAGCCAAACTTCCTGGAAATACCAAGATATTCATCCCCTATATTAAACCCGCCCATAAAAGCCACTTCACCGTCTATGATACATATCTTCCTGTGATTTCTGTAGTTGATCCTTACATTTACAATCGGAATAAACGGAGGGAAGAAGAACGCAGCATTCCCGCCGGCAAGCTTTAGTCTCTCCAGGGCTTTTCTGGACATCTCCCTGCCACCCATCCCGTCAATAAGAAGCTTAACCTCTACCCCTTCTTCAGCCTTTCTGGTAAGAGCATCAAGCACCTTGCTTCCGATTTGATCGCTATGGAATATATAATACTCCATATGGATGTACCTTTTTGCATTCTCTATGCAGTTCAGAAGACTTGTGAATTTATCCTCGCCGCTGAACAAAAGCTCAACATCATTATCCACAGTGTAAACTGACTTGCTGCTCATAAGGTTGAGCTTTACAATGTCATCATATATCTTGTATTCAGGATTTCTCTTTAGAAACTCCCTGGTTGTAAGATTCTTTTCCTGGTCAGCTATCAGTATATCAAAACAATCATCCTCTTCGCTCTTAAGCTTAAACATCTTTTTCTTTGACATATCCTGCCCGATGAAAAGATATAATATAAATCCAATCCCAGGTAAAAACAGCAGCACCATTAACCATAACCAGGTTGATGTCGGATTTCTCCTTTCAAAAAACACCAAGGCTAAGGCGAGGAGCATATTTATCCAGATAAGGTTGCTGAATGCCCATTCATATAATGAGATTAATGCTTCCAAATCTCTTCCCTCCAGGGTGAATTACTTCTTTGATTTATACCTCTTTCCTGCGTCCAATATTCTCTTTCTTATCCTAATAGATTTCGGAGTTATTTCGATCAGTTCGTCGTCTTCAATAAACTCCAAAGCCTCCTCCAGCGACATCAGCTTGGGGGGAGATAATCTAAGCGCATCGTCTGAGCCTGCGGCACGAATATTTGATTGCTGCTTTTTTCGTGTGACGTTTACCTCTATGTCCAGTCCCTTGGGATTGGATCCTACCACCATGCCCTCGTATACCTGAGTTCCAGGCTCTATAAAGAGGATACCTCTTTCCTGGGCTGAATACAAGCCATAGCTTGTCGACTCTCCAGTTTCAAATGCTATTATCGATCCTGTCTTTCTTCTTGGGATCTCGCCCTTGAAAGGCCGATATCCATCAAATATGGAATTGAGTACTCCATTTCCTTTTGTGTCTGTTAGAAACTCTTGCCTGTAGCCTATGAGACCCCTTGCCGGAATCGAAAACAAAAGTCTTGCATATCCTCCATTTGACTCAGACATGCTTACCAATTCGCCCTTTCTCTGGCCAAGCTTGTCTATGACCGCTCCTACAAATTCAGAATTGACATCAACTGTCACTATCTCCATTGGCTCATGGCGTTTTCCTTCTATCATTCTGTAAAGTACTTCAGGCTTAGATACCTGGAATTCATAGCCTTCTCTTCTCATATTTTCAATTAGAACAGAGAGATGAAGTTCTCCTCTCCCCGAAACCTTGAAGGCATCGGTAGAGTCAGTATCCTCGACCCTAAGGCTGACATCAGTCTGAGCTTCTCGGTAAAGCCTTGTCCTAAGCTGTCTGGATGTTACGAATTCTCCCTCTCTCCCGGCAAATGGACTGTTGTTTACTGAAAATGTCATCGCTAGTGTAGGTTCAGATATTTTTACAAAATCAAGGGCTTGAACAGCATCAGGATCGCAAACCGTGTCCCCAATTTCTATGTCCGATGGGCCCGACACAGCTATAATGCTCCCCATTGCAGCATAATCAACCTCTACTCTTGTAAGACCCTGGAACTCGTAAAGCTTCGATATCTTAGCCTTAAGCTGTCTTTCTGGGTGAGCCTGGTTAACTATCACAACATCCTGCCCTATCCTGATAGTTCCTCTCTCGACTTTGCCTATCCCTATCCTGCCAATATACTCATTGTAATCTATGGTCGATATAAGAAGCTGAAGAGGTTCCTCCGCATCCCCTTCTGGTGCAGGTATATACGTCAGGATGGTTTCAAATAGAGCCTCCATTGATTCCTCATCGCCTCCGGGTTCAAGAGCTGCGGTGCCTTTCTTTGCCGAAGTGAACACGAACGGGCAATCAAGCTGGCTGCTTTTTGCTCCCAGTTCTATTAAAAGGTCAAGGATCTCATCAATTACTTCCTCCGGGCGTGCCTCAGGCTTGTCTATCTTGTTGATGGAAACTACAACTGGCAGTTCAAGATCCAACGCCTTCTTGAGTACAAATTTAGTCTGGGGCATCGGTCCCTCGAACGCATCAACCAGGAGAACTACTCCATTTACCATCTTAAGTACTCTTTCAACCTCTCCACCAAAGTCGGCATGTCCAGGGGTATCTACTATGTTGATTTTTACGCCTTTATAGTTTACAGCTGTATTCTTTGCCAGGATGGTTATTCCTCTCTCCCGCTCTATGTCATTTGAGTCCATTACTCTTTCATTGACCTGCTGGTTTGCCCTGAATATTCCTGATTGCTTAAGCAGACTGTCTACAAGCGTTGTCTTTCCGTGGTCGACGTGGGCAATTATTGCAATGTTTCTAATATCTTCTCTTATCATTTAGTATTACAGATCCCTTCTATTATTTGATTGTTCTTCAACCCACTAATATTATCCCATTATCACTATTTTGTAAAGCATTCGAAAAATTTATCAGCCAGCTCTCAGGAGCTGGCTGGCAAATCTGTTTGTTTGATCAGGACCCGTTGAACGCAAATTCAAATATAATCGATGCAGCATCCTCCCTCTTAAGGAAATAGTCTGCCCTTATATAGCCTGAATTGTCACCCTTCAGTATTCCAAGGCCATATGCCAGCGTGACATACCCCTTGTAATCCTTATCTATAGCGTTTGAATCCTCGAAAATATTTGCATAAATCCCCTGTATCAATGCGATTTTTTCGTATCCCTTTGCTCTTACAACGAATTTTGCAGCCTCAGCCTTTGTTATTTTTCCTTCCCTGTTTATTTCATCATCTCTTATTATCCCGCTATCGGTCAGTTCCTGGTATATTGTATCGTCAGATACCTCTCTGTCCAGCCTGTAGGAGTTCATTGCAGCCCACAGGTATCTCATGAAATCCTTCTGGATGATCTGTGACTTTGGCATGAAATTCTCACCAGGCAATGTAATGCCGTATTCAGTGAGGATCATTATTTTATCCTTGGCATACGTGTTATCCAAATCACCATAGCTTATTGCCTGCCTGGTCCTGTAAGGATTCCCCGAGTAATCAAGAGGCTCTCCTGTAAACGGGTCGATATAGGGTGCTCTTTGAGGATTGGTTTGATATACCAGCCTTACCAGATCA
This region includes:
- a CDS encoding aminotransferase class IV, translated to MRSEAIMSSYVLNGAIVGSDDATVFDLISKPPIYEVVRVVAGRPLFLEDHLDRMYNSGSLIGYDIGFTRDEVKGFCSKCIEENGIENNNIKLMAVEDDFGDKRFIVMAIESFYPPKSYYKEGIKTTLLDHQRDNPNAKIQHGDYKQRVKDAMEKADAFEVLLKNGEGFILEGSRSNMFYIIDGRVYTAPSTDVLLGITRKHIIRLCRDIGYEVEEKKLHIDEMNSVDGMFISGTSIGVLPITYVDSYVLGSVNNPVIKKLLDAYESMIYKTLG
- the cls gene encoding cardiolipin synthase; this translates as MEALISLYEWAFSNLIWINMLLALALVFFERRNPTSTWLWLMVLLFLPGIGFILYLFIGQDMSKKKMFKLKSEEDDCFDILIADQEKNLTTREFLKRNPEYKIYDDIVKLNLMSSKSVYTVDNDVELLFSGEDKFTSLLNCIENAKRYIHMEYYIFHSDQIGSKVLDALTRKAEEGVEVKLLIDGMGGREMSRKALERLKLAGGNAAFFFPPFIPIVNVRINYRNHRKICIIDGEVAFMGGFNIGDEYLGISRKFGYWRDTHLKLRGSVISSLQWQFFLDWRFATGKELTGCQSYVGAEINEEKVGVQIVSSGPDSKWPSIKDGYLKMIANAEKKLYMETPYFIPDDSIFEVLRIAGLSGLDVRIMIPNKPDHPFVYWAGLSYIGDLLEAGVRFYTYERGFLHSKVMIMDDLVSSVGTANLDIRSFKLNFEINAFIYDSEINKALTDRFIGDLQNCHEITIEEYNKRSRMIKMKESVSRLLSPIL
- the pepT gene encoding peptidase T, producing the protein MDKIMDRFLEYVRIETTSDESSTSVPSSAGQLALGKHIADELKSMGLEKVNIDHNGYLTAVLPANTDADIPVIGFIAHMDTSPDISGKNVSPRVVEKYDGGDILLDPAEGIVLSPRDFPELSQLIGKTLITTDGSTLLGADNKAGIAEIITAIEYLINNPGIPHGEMRIAFTPDEEIGRGADHFDVDAFGADWAYTVDGGPVGELEFENFNAASAKIVISGRNVHPGTAKNKMINSIHIAHELGAMLPVNQRPEFTEGYEGFFHLMRVDGTVERTELSYIIRDHSLEEFNNKKSILQEAVNYINKKYGQVAELTLKDSYFNMREKIEPVYDIIKLAEKAMTRLGIEPKIKPIRGGTDGSRLSFMGLPCPNLFTGGYNFHGKYEFITIEGMKLAALTIVEIAKLAAEEQ
- the typA gene encoding translational GTPase TypA; the encoded protein is MIREDIRNIAIIAHVDHGKTTLVDSLLKQSGIFRANQQVNERVMDSNDIERERGITILAKNTAVNYKGVKINIVDTPGHADFGGEVERVLKMVNGVVLLVDAFEGPMPQTKFVLKKALDLELPVVVSINKIDKPEARPEEVIDEILDLLIELGAKSSQLDCPFVFTSAKKGTAALEPGGDEESMEALFETILTYIPAPEGDAEEPLQLLISTIDYNEYIGRIGIGKVERGTIRIGQDVVIVNQAHPERQLKAKISKLYEFQGLTRVEVDYAAMGSIIAVSGPSDIEIGDTVCDPDAVQALDFVKISEPTLAMTFSVNNSPFAGREGEFVTSRQLRTRLYREAQTDVSLRVEDTDSTDAFKVSGRGELHLSVLIENMRREGYEFQVSKPEVLYRMIEGKRHEPMEIVTVDVNSEFVGAVIDKLGQRKGELVSMSESNGGYARLLFSIPARGLIGYRQEFLTDTKGNGVLNSIFDGYRPFKGEIPRRKTGSIIAFETGESTSYGLYSAQERGILFIEPGTQVYEGMVVGSNPKGLDIEVNVTRKKQQSNIRAAGSDDALRLSPPKLMSLEEALEFIEDDELIEITPKSIRIRKRILDAGKRYKSKK